A window of Roseovarius sp. THAF27 contains these coding sequences:
- a CDS encoding xanthine dehydrogenase family protein subunit M: MRPFDYHRATDFSDATAGQIIAGGTNLLDLMKIQVVTPSTLVDITRLEGLSDITADGDGLRIGALVTNTALAHDARIRAGWPLLSRAILAGASAQIRNKATTGGNLLQRTRCPYFYDTSQPCNKRSPGAGCAAQGGAGRMLALFGTSEHCLAAHPSDMAVALSALQAEVEIHGPDGATRRVPLHDFYRGPGDRPDIETALDDGDLVTAVILPAPRAGSRQCYRKVRDRASYAFALVSVAGSVHMDGDTITDLSLSYGSVAPHPWMNDDVAGMLTGQTASTDLFERAADVLTVDPAPHPDTAYKRTLLRRTFIATMRQLTGLSDPKGTDIARSAA, from the coding sequence ATGAGACCGTTCGACTATCACCGCGCCACCGATTTCAGCGACGCCACCGCGGGGCAGATCATCGCCGGCGGCACCAACCTGCTGGACCTGATGAAGATCCAGGTGGTCACGCCTTCCACGCTCGTCGATATCACCCGGCTCGAGGGTCTGTCCGACATCACCGCCGACGGCGACGGCCTGCGCATCGGCGCGCTCGTCACCAACACCGCGCTGGCCCATGACGCGCGCATCCGCGCAGGTTGGCCGCTGCTCTCCCGCGCGATCCTCGCCGGGGCCTCTGCCCAGATCCGCAACAAGGCCACCACCGGCGGCAACCTACTTCAGCGCACCCGGTGCCCCTATTTCTACGACACCTCGCAGCCCTGCAACAAGCGCAGCCCCGGCGCGGGCTGCGCCGCCCAGGGCGGCGCGGGGCGCATGCTGGCGCTGTTCGGCACGTCCGAACACTGCCTCGCCGCGCACCCGTCCGACATGGCCGTCGCGCTCAGCGCCCTGCAGGCCGAGGTCGAGATCCACGGCCCCGACGGCGCGACCCGCCGCGTGCCGCTGCACGACTTCTACCGCGGTCCGGGCGACCGCCCGGATATCGAAACCGCGCTCGATGACGGCGATCTCGTGACGGCCGTCATCCTGCCCGCGCCCCGCGCCGGCAGCCGGCAATGCTATCGCAAGGTGCGCGACCGCGCCTCCTATGCCTTCGCGCTGGTCTCCGTCGCGGGCTCCGTGCACATGGACGGCGACACCATCACCGATCTCAGCCTGTCCTACGGCAGCGTCGCGCCGCACCCGTGGATGAACGACGACGTGGCCGGGATGCTGACCGGCCAGACTGCATCGACCGACCTTTTCGAACGCGCAGCGGACGTCCTGACCGTCGACCCGGCCCCGCATCCCGACACCGCGTACAAGCGCACTCTCCTGCGCCGCACCTTCATCGCCACGATGCGTCAGTTGACCGGCCTGTCGGACCCCAAGGGCACAGACATCGCAAGGAGCGCGGCATGA
- a CDS encoding TRAP transporter substrate-binding protein produces MTLMKTLGGAAVAVAALALPIKAETWDMPTPYPDATFHTVNIAEFAKDVEEATGGDLAIKVHSAGSLFKHPEISKAVRSGQVPAGEFFLSLLANDNPVFGADSLPFLATSYDEAQALWAAQEEVITQLLDEQGLMPLYAVPWPPQGLYTTKEITSVDDLAGLKFRTYNATLEQFANLAGAAPTQVEVPDIPQAFSTGRVEAMITSPSTGVNSKAWDFLTHYTDIQAWIPKNIVVVNKRAFRRLDEDTQTAVLEAAEAAEARGWEMSKSEAEEMTQVLKDNGITVVEPSEELTTGLQEIGAQMLEAWKEEAGETGQQLLDAYEG; encoded by the coding sequence ATGACACTGATGAAGACACTGGGCGGCGCGGCGGTTGCCGTGGCGGCGCTGGCCCTGCCGATCAAGGCCGAGACGTGGGACATGCCGACGCCCTATCCGGATGCCACGTTCCACACGGTCAACATCGCGGAGTTCGCCAAGGACGTCGAAGAGGCGACCGGCGGCGATCTGGCGATCAAGGTCCATTCCGCGGGCTCGCTGTTCAAGCACCCCGAGATCAGCAAGGCCGTGCGCAGCGGGCAGGTGCCGGCGGGCGAGTTCTTCCTGTCGCTGCTGGCCAACGACAACCCGGTCTTCGGGGCGGATTCGCTGCCCTTCCTGGCGACCAGCTATGACGAGGCGCAGGCGCTGTGGGCCGCGCAGGAAGAGGTGATCACGCAGCTGCTGGACGAGCAGGGGCTGATGCCGCTTTACGCCGTGCCGTGGCCGCCGCAGGGGCTCTATACCACGAAGGAGATCACGTCGGTCGATGACCTGGCGGGCCTGAAGTTCCGCACTTACAATGCCACGCTGGAGCAGTTCGCGAACCTCGCGGGCGCCGCGCCGACGCAGGTGGAAGTGCCGGACATTCCGCAGGCCTTCAGCACAGGGCGCGTCGAGGCGATGATCACCTCGCCCTCGACCGGGGTGAATTCCAAGGCGTGGGATTTTCTGACGCATTACACCGACATCCAGGCGTGGATTCCGAAGAATATCGTCGTGGTGAACAAGCGGGCCTTCCGCCGTCTGGACGAGGACACGCAGACCGCCGTGCTTGAGGCCGCCGAGGCCGCCGAGGCGCGCGGCTGGGAGATGAGCAAGTCGGAAGCCGAGGAGATGACGCAGGTCCTGAAGGACAACGGCATCACCGTGGTCGAGCCGTCAGAGGAGCTGACCACCGGCCTGCAGGAGATCGGTGCGCAG
- a CDS encoding CaiB/BaiF CoA-transferase family protein gives MPGPLNGFRVIDLTTMISGPLATMTLADQGAEVIKIEHPRGGDHSRQVTGRRGGFSASFLNNNRGKKSVTLNLKDPRGVAAALRLCRTADVFVQNFRPGVAERIGLGEDAVRAVRPDIIYTSIAGFGFQGDWAGKPVYDPLIQALSGLASVQGGADAARPRLVRTILPDKLTAIQTAQSITAALLARSRTGQGSHVQISMLDTVLAFLWSSDMAGYTFIGDEVTPEKSADAQTFVELIYQTADGWMAVSAHTDSTWAGLAAAVNRPDWLDDPRFATVAAREENKPARLELTQEALLTDTTTNWMERLGTHDVPCAPVLTRAEVYAHPQVAANGIILEQGHPQAGPLRQARTPARFSATPTDRPAPARRLGEDTRAVLAEAGYAEPEIDAMITDGVATDTQDPTA, from the coding sequence ATGCCAGGACCGCTCAACGGCTTTCGGGTGATCGACCTGACCACCATGATCTCTGGCCCGCTGGCCACGATGACGCTGGCCGACCAGGGCGCCGAGGTGATCAAGATCGAGCACCCCAGGGGCGGCGACCACAGCCGACAGGTGACCGGGCGGCGCGGCGGCTTCTCGGCCTCGTTCCTCAACAACAACCGCGGCAAGAAATCCGTCACCCTGAACCTCAAGGATCCGCGCGGCGTCGCGGCCGCGCTGCGCCTCTGCCGGACGGCGGATGTCTTCGTGCAGAACTTCCGCCCCGGCGTGGCCGAGCGGATCGGGCTGGGCGAGGACGCGGTGCGCGCCGTGCGCCCCGACATCATCTACACCTCCATCGCCGGTTTCGGGTTTCAGGGCGACTGGGCCGGCAAACCCGTCTACGACCCGCTCATCCAGGCGCTCTCGGGTCTGGCCAGCGTGCAGGGCGGCGCCGATGCCGCCCGCCCCCGGCTGGTCCGCACCATCCTGCCCGACAAGCTGACCGCGATCCAGACCGCCCAAAGCATCACCGCCGCCCTTCTCGCCCGCAGCCGCACCGGCCAGGGCAGCCACGTGCAGATCTCCATGCTGGACACGGTCCTGGCGTTCCTGTGGAGTTCCGACATGGCCGGCTATACCTTCATCGGCGACGAGGTGACGCCCGAGAAAAGCGCCGATGCGCAGACCTTCGTGGAACTGATCTACCAGACCGCCGATGGCTGGATGGCCGTCTCGGCCCATACCGACAGCACCTGGGCGGGGCTGGCAGCCGCGGTGAACCGGCCCGACTGGCTGGACGACCCGCGCTTCGCCACCGTCGCGGCCCGCGAAGAGAACAAGCCCGCCCGCCTGGAACTGACGCAGGAGGCGCTGCTGACGGACACCACCACCAACTGGATGGAGCGTCTCGGCACCCATGACGTGCCCTGCGCCCCGGTCCTGACCCGGGCCGAGGTCTACGCCCACCCGCAGGTCGCAGCCAACGGCATCATCCTCGAACAGGGCCACCCCCAGGCCGGCCCGCTGCGCCAGGCCCGCACGCCCGCGCGGTTCTCGGCCACCCCCACGGACCGCCCCGCACCCGCCCGGCGGCTGGGCGAGGACACCCGCGCCGTTCTGGCCGAGGCGGGCTATGCCGAGCCCGAGATCGACGCCATGATAACGGACGGCGTCGCCACCGACACACAGGACCCCACCGCATGA
- a CDS encoding glutathione binding-like protein, with amino-acid sequence MIDLYYAPTPNGWKAAIMLEETGLDYRPVLMRLSEGDQFAPGFLEISPNAKMPAIVDHAPGEGWGDAPVPVFESGAILLYLADKVGRFAPPETDLRARKELMEWLFWQVGNQGPMGGQLSHFRNYAPEDERDYGFKRYLGEYDRNLGVLEARLETRDYILGDYSIADMLAFPWAFIAKPLGASLDAFPRVADWRARIKQRPAVQRAIDLHKSEQNGGRHRVDNNSILFNQSAASFKPGSGD; translated from the coding sequence ATGATCGACCTCTACTACGCCCCCACCCCCAACGGCTGGAAGGCCGCCATCATGCTCGAGGAAACCGGCCTCGACTACCGCCCCGTCCTGATGCGCCTCAGCGAGGGCGACCAGTTCGCTCCCGGCTTTCTTGAAATCAGCCCCAATGCCAAGATGCCCGCCATCGTCGATCACGCGCCGGGCGAGGGCTGGGGCGACGCGCCCGTGCCGGTCTTCGAATCCGGCGCGATCCTGCTCTACCTTGCCGACAAGGTGGGCCGGTTCGCCCCGCCGGAAACCGACCTGCGCGCCCGCAAGGAGCTGATGGAGTGGCTCTTCTGGCAGGTCGGCAACCAGGGGCCGATGGGCGGCCAACTCAGCCATTTCCGCAACTACGCGCCCGAGGACGAGCGCGACTACGGCTTCAAGCGCTACCTCGGCGAATACGACCGCAACCTCGGCGTGCTCGAGGCGCGGCTGGAAACCCGCGACTACATCCTGGGCGATTATTCCATCGCCGACATGCTGGCCTTTCCCTGGGCCTTCATCGCCAAACCCCTGGGGGCCTCGCTCGATGCCTTCCCCCGCGTGGCCGACTGGCGCGCGCGGATCAAGCAAAGACCGGCCGTGCAACGCGCCATCGACCTGCACAAGTCCGAACAGAATGGCGGGCGGCACCGGGTCGACAACAACAGCATCCTGTTCAACCAGTCCGCCGCGTCCTTCAAGCCCGGGTCCGGGGACTAG
- a CDS encoding TniQ family protein, giving the protein MLAPHFPFDAQESPLSYAARLAMLHTEDPVVSLLRDFEIRPEKMAINDETALRRLADIAGVAVGDLRANAAIPVGTRTYDLRGELVTAEFLANPYTVFCPACLAEDDQAGLRRGRWVWTLSVVRTCPQHEIPLLRQAPLAWDDKFHELDRLVPERGDELQAMIERAGQRSVSPLQDYVVRRLDGNAGPKWLDAQTLDQATRSTELLGVLLAHGPAQKLPDLTSDHWDHAGRVGFEFTSRGEVGIREALMAQFRKFDDATGTPGARKIFGCFYNAMAHSKSLKDPGDIARIFREVITENIALPAGYKVLGVELTERRLHTVASLAREQDLDPRTLSHVLVAAGVIPEKPPAHYPIPVGQGREVASGVKRTVNVISLCKEVNCTRPIVDQLFAERLITPIFYGRPGAKGRTQKAVDREEIAMLVGKLHAVSATRDTETDDLVPVSKAAEKAKVSAVTVLHMILGGFLDRTVRLAGQNGIGALRVDPLEVKRHAGFCTPGLSPSEAFGALKIPRGIGWCLVDRYPKEVSLAINWVVCPPGGHRIPRFDPAIVTDFKSQFTHTARIAQKYDLQIGEVIGRLKRSGVRPVVTKSEIGLDYYRVDGLETRLFA; this is encoded by the coding sequence ATGCTGGCCCCTCATTTTCCTTTCGATGCCCAAGAGAGTCCGCTGTCTTATGCCGCACGTTTGGCTATGCTACATACCGAGGATCCCGTGGTCTCGCTCCTTCGCGATTTCGAAATCCGGCCTGAAAAAATGGCGATCAACGATGAGACGGCGCTCCGCCGTCTGGCCGATATCGCCGGGGTTGCCGTTGGAGATCTGCGCGCCAACGCGGCTATCCCCGTCGGGACACGGACCTACGATCTCCGGGGTGAGTTGGTTACAGCGGAGTTCCTCGCCAACCCGTACACGGTCTTCTGCCCGGCGTGCCTGGCGGAGGACGATCAAGCCGGCTTGCGCCGTGGACGCTGGGTTTGGACGCTTTCCGTCGTTCGCACATGTCCGCAGCACGAAATCCCGCTCCTGCGTCAGGCACCTCTTGCCTGGGATGACAAATTTCATGAACTTGATCGCCTGGTGCCCGAACGCGGCGATGAACTTCAGGCGATGATAGAAAGGGCAGGGCAACGATCGGTCTCGCCTCTTCAGGATTATGTAGTGCGCCGCCTCGATGGGAATGCTGGACCGAAATGGTTGGACGCACAGACACTTGATCAGGCGACCCGTTCAACGGAACTCTTGGGCGTGCTGCTCGCCCACGGGCCGGCCCAAAAACTCCCGGATCTGACGTCGGACCACTGGGATCACGCGGGGCGCGTTGGCTTCGAATTCACGTCGCGTGGCGAGGTAGGCATTCGGGAAGCGCTCATGGCGCAATTCCGTAAGTTTGACGATGCGACTGGCACACCAGGGGCACGAAAGATCTTCGGGTGTTTCTACAACGCCATGGCGCATTCAAAGTCGCTCAAGGACCCAGGTGATATAGCAAGGATCTTCCGAGAGGTGATCACGGAAAACATTGCACTTCCGGCCGGATACAAGGTGCTCGGCGTCGAGCTCACTGAGCGTCGCCTTCACACGGTCGCGTCCTTGGCCAGAGAGCAGGACCTTGACCCGCGCACACTCAGCCACGTTTTGGTGGCCGCAGGAGTGATCCCTGAGAAGCCACCCGCACATTACCCGATCCCAGTTGGTCAGGGCAGGGAAGTTGCAAGCGGCGTCAAACGCACCGTCAACGTGATTTCACTGTGTAAAGAAGTGAATTGCACCCGACCAATCGTCGATCAGCTTTTTGCTGAAAGATTAATCACACCCATTTTTTATGGGAGGCCGGGCGCGAAGGGGCGTACCCAGAAAGCCGTGGACCGCGAGGAGATTGCCATGCTGGTTGGCAAACTGCATGCGGTATCGGCCACACGAGATACCGAGACGGATGATCTGGTGCCGGTTTCGAAAGCCGCGGAGAAGGCCAAGGTGTCGGCAGTCACCGTTTTGCATATGATCTTGGGCGGTTTTCTCGATCGCACCGTACGCTTGGCTGGTCAGAACGGGATTGGTGCGCTTCGGGTCGATCCTCTTGAGGTCAAACGGCATGCTGGATTCTGCACACCTGGCCTATCGCCGTCAGAGGCATTCGGGGCGTTGAAGATCCCGAGGGGCATTGGCTGGTGCTTGGTGGACCGATACCCAAAAGAGGTGAGCCTCGCCATCAATTGGGTCGTATGCCCTCCGGGTGGTCATAGGATACCGCGGTTCGATCCTGCAATTGTGACTGATTTCAAATCCCAGTTTACACATACAGCGAGGATCGCGCAAAAGTATGACCTGCAGATCGGGGAGGTCATTGGTCGGTTGAAACGGTCGGGCGTTCGCCCCGTGGTGACCAAGTCCGAGATCGGCTTGGACTACTATCGTGTCGACGGTTTGGAAACCAGATTATTCGCTTAA
- a CDS encoding (2Fe-2S)-binding protein yields the protein MKTTLTVNDQSHEVEHDPRRTLLDTLRDDLGLPGTKKGCDHGQCGACTVLLNGERVNSCLCLTAMHDGDEITTIEGIGTPERLSALQKAFVEMDGYQCGYCTPGQIMSATAMLREMADGAPSYVSDDLGTPDLSDPEMAERMSGNLCRCSAYPLIREAIAMAAKADT from the coding sequence ATGAAGACGACCCTCACCGTCAACGACCAGTCCCACGAGGTAGAGCATGATCCGCGCCGCACGCTCCTCGACACGCTGCGCGACGATCTCGGCCTGCCAGGCACCAAGAAAGGCTGCGATCACGGGCAATGCGGCGCCTGCACCGTCCTGCTGAACGGTGAGCGGGTGAATTCCTGCCTCTGCCTCACCGCGATGCATGACGGCGACGAGATCACCACCATCGAAGGCATCGGCACGCCGGAACGTCTTTCGGCCCTGCAGAAGGCCTTCGTGGAAATGGATGGTTACCAATGCGGCTACTGCACCCCCGGCCAGATCATGTCGGCCACCGCCATGCTGCGCGAAATGGCCGACGGCGCACCCTCCTACGTCAGCGACGATCTCGGCACGCCCGACCTCTCCGATCCCGAGATGGCCGAGCGCATGTCCGGCAACCTCTGCCGCTGCTCCGCCTATCCCCTGATCCGCGAAGCCATCGCCATGGCAGCAAAGGCTGACACATGA
- a CDS encoding winged helix DNA-binding protein, with the protein MEKSQPENRRIVSSRHLAEGEGWELSEFEFGLIIAYNAFSRWMTRCMAAAGQGELNPLDILILHNTNHRNRDKRLSDICFLLNIEDTHTVNYALRKLSKAGLIVSEKRGKEVFYRTSDAGSDLCQSYRDVRRQCLLDASGGTGLSGEELREIARILRGLSGQYDQASRAAASL; encoded by the coding sequence ATGGAAAAATCCCAACCGGAAAACCGCCGCATCGTCTCCTCGCGCCACCTGGCCGAAGGAGAAGGTTGGGAACTTTCGGAGTTTGAATTCGGCCTGATCATCGCCTACAACGCGTTCTCCCGCTGGATGACCCGCTGCATGGCCGCCGCGGGCCAGGGCGAACTCAACCCGCTCGACATCCTGATTCTGCACAACACCAACCACCGCAACCGCGACAAGCGCCTGTCCGACATCTGCTTCCTGCTCAACATCGAGGACACGCACACCGTCAACTACGCCCTGCGAAAGCTGTCCAAGGCGGGGCTGATCGTGTCCGAAAAGCGCGGCAAGGAAGTGTTCTATCGCACCTCCGACGCGGGCAGCGACCTCTGCCAGTCCTACCGCGACGTGCGCCGTCAGTGCCTTTTGGACGCCTCCGGCGGCACCGGCCTCAGCGGTGAGGAACTGCGCGAGATCGCCCGCATCCTGCGCGGCCTCTCGGGCCAGTACGACCAGGCCAGCCGCGCCGCCGCCTCGCTTTAG
- a CDS encoding xanthine dehydrogenase family protein molybdopterin-binding subunit, whose product MKDHFTMDSPQPRLLDETKQGVIGTPMDRPDGPLKVSGSAAYTADHTVAGMVHGALVRATIARGKVTGMDRDAALAIDGVIDVITDARLTRNPAQGMAGAAPVQPGDAVHYHGQPIALVVAESFEAARDGAQRLEVQYETTEAKVTPDAPMQTETGDPETAGDFDAAWASADAKVDRTYTTPSHVSAAMEPHAAIAEWDGDRLTLRSALQMVRFNKQELADSLGIDPSQVRILSPYVGGGFGSKLGIGPEAVAAAVAAQKLGRPVRVVMPRQTVFDAVLRRSETEQHLRLGATSDGRITAISHDDRVSNLDDEGFAEPTSQASQFLYAAKGLSFTQTVARIAATPAGSVRAPGEAVGMLAFEAAIDELADTLGVDPLTLRLDNLPQTHPMNDLPYSATRLADCLTDGAERFGWSDRWAPGTRREGDWLIGMGLASAARLNMLIQSSARVRLTGDRAIVETDMTDIGTGTYAILAQITAEMLGLPPAQVDVRLGDSDLPGAAGSGGSFGASSAGSATFLAAKKLRAQIAQRLGCAEDALTLQDGRARGDNQDAALSDLVTDEILAEATIESGKTAESHFSAGFGAHYAEVAVNEWTGEVRVRRMLGVIAMGRILNEKTARSQALGGMIWGIGSALTEDMQSDPRDGHVVTRDLANYHVPAHADVPGDMQVVFLDERDDWANPIQTKGIGELGISGAGAAVLNAIAHATGHRVYDFPALPDRVLAAMGV is encoded by the coding sequence ATGAAAGACCACTTCACAATGGACAGCCCCCAGCCCCGCCTGCTGGACGAGACGAAACAGGGCGTGATCGGCACGCCGATGGACCGCCCCGACGGCCCGCTGAAGGTCTCCGGCTCCGCCGCCTACACCGCCGATCACACCGTCGCCGGCATGGTCCACGGCGCCCTCGTGCGCGCCACCATCGCACGCGGCAAGGTCACCGGCATGGACCGCGACGCCGCACTCGCCATCGACGGCGTGATCGACGTGATCACCGATGCGCGCCTCACCCGCAACCCCGCGCAAGGAATGGCAGGCGCCGCCCCGGTTCAGCCCGGCGACGCGGTGCACTACCACGGCCAGCCCATCGCGCTGGTGGTCGCCGAAAGCTTCGAGGCCGCGCGCGACGGCGCCCAGCGCCTCGAGGTGCAGTACGAAACCACCGAGGCCAAGGTCACACCCGACGCGCCCATGCAGACCGAGACCGGCGACCCCGAGACGGCAGGCGATTTCGACGCCGCATGGGCCTCCGCCGATGCAAAGGTCGACCGCACCTATACCACCCCCTCGCATGTCTCCGCGGCGATGGAACCCCACGCCGCCATCGCGGAATGGGACGGTGACAGGCTCACCCTGCGCAGCGCGCTCCAGATGGTCCGCTTCAACAAGCAGGAGCTGGCGGATTCCCTGGGCATCGACCCGTCGCAGGTCCGCATCCTGTCGCCCTATGTGGGCGGCGGCTTCGGCTCCAAGCTCGGCATCGGCCCCGAGGCCGTCGCGGCCGCCGTCGCGGCGCAGAAGCTGGGCCGCCCGGTGCGCGTCGTCATGCCCCGCCAGACCGTCTTCGACGCCGTGCTGCGCCGCTCGGAAACCGAACAGCACCTGCGCCTCGGCGCCACCTCGGACGGCCGGATCACCGCGATCTCGCACGATGACCGCGTCTCGAACCTCGACGACGAAGGCTTCGCCGAGCCGACAAGCCAGGCCTCGCAGTTCCTCTACGCCGCAAAGGGTCTCAGCTTCACCCAGACCGTCGCCCGCATCGCCGCCACGCCCGCAGGCTCGGTCCGCGCCCCCGGCGAGGCCGTGGGGATGCTCGCCTTTGAGGCCGCGATAGACGAACTGGCCGACACCCTGGGCGTCGACCCGCTGACCTTGCGGCTGGACAACCTGCCGCAGACGCACCCGATGAACGACCTGCCCTACAGCGCCACGCGTCTGGCCGACTGCCTGACCGACGGCGCCGAACGCTTCGGCTGGTCGGATCGCTGGGCGCCCGGCACGCGCCGCGAAGGCGACTGGCTGATCGGCATGGGCCTGGCGTCGGCGGCCCGGCTCAACATGCTGATCCAGTCCTCCGCCCGCGTCCGCCTGACCGGCGACCGGGCCATCGTCGAAACCGACATGACCGATATCGGCACCGGCACCTACGCGATCCTGGCGCAGATCACCGCCGAAATGCTGGGCCTTCCGCCCGCGCAGGTCGACGTGCGCCTGGGCGATTCCGACCTGCCCGGTGCCGCAGGCTCGGGCGGCTCCTTCGGCGCCAGCTCCGCCGGCTCGGCCACCTTCCTCGCGGCCAAAAAGCTGCGCGCGCAGATCGCCCAGCGCCTGGGCTGCGCCGAGGACGCCCTGACGCTGCAGGACGGCCGCGCGCGCGGCGACAACCAGGACGCCGCCCTGTCGGACCTCGTCACCGACGAGATCCTGGCCGAGGCGACCATCGAAAGCGGCAAGACCGCCGAAAGCCATTTCTCCGCCGGTTTCGGTGCCCATTACGCCGAAGTTGCGGTCAACGAATGGACCGGCGAGGTCCGCGTGCGGCGCATGCTGGGCGTCATCGCCATGGGCCGCATCCTCAACGAGAAAACCGCCCGCAGCCAGGCCCTGGGCGGCATGATCTGGGGCATCGGCTCGGCCCTGACCGAAGACATGCAGTCCGACCCGCGCGACGGCCATGTCGTGACCCGCGATCTTGCCAACTACCACGTTCCGGCCCATGCCGACGTGCCCGGCGACATGCAGGTCGTGTTCCTGGACGAACGCGACGACTGGGCCAACCCGATCCAGACCAAGGGCATCGGCGAGCTGGGCATCTCCGGCGCCGGCGCCGCCGTCCTCAACGCCATCGCACACGCCACCGGCCATCGCGTCTACGACTTCCCCGCCCTGCCCGACCGGGTGCTTGCGGCCATGGGTGTCTAG